The Candidatus Accumulibacter similis genome has a segment encoding these proteins:
- a CDS encoding IS110 family transposase: MSAKLGKRRAALTLAHPNAAGVDIGSASHCVAVPPDRDDEPVREFKSFTADLERLADWLKDCGVDTVAMESTGVYWIPLFELLDARGFTVLLVNARHVKNVSGRKSDVLDCQWLQQLMTHGLLRGAFRPADGICALRSLSRQREMLLRSQGRHVQHMQKALTQMNIQLANVISDVVGETGQKILRAIVGGERDGQVLAAMKNARIRASREEIAKSLQGNWRAEHLFALKQALALFDFIGTQLTGCDAEIEAQMKRLQVHDAGPDKARRRGCARNAPKFNLRQLMFKMCGVDLTRIDGIDITTALTVISEVGPDMSRFPTVKHFAAWLGLCPGTRITGSKVISAKTRRVANRAAQALRLAAAALRTSQSALGACFRRMCAHMGKPKAVTAAADKLARLIYTLLTKGEEYTDQGQDYFEERYRERVVRQLSQRAEKLGLKLITTPQTA; the protein is encoded by the coding sequence ATGAGTGCCAAGCTCGGCAAACGCCGCGCCGCACTGACCCTCGCCCACCCCAATGCGGCCGGTGTCGACATCGGCAGCGCCTCGCATTGCGTCGCTGTGCCGCCCGACCGGGATGATGAGCCGGTGCGCGAATTCAAGAGCTTCACGGCGGACCTCGAACGCCTGGCCGACTGGCTCAAGGACTGTGGCGTGGACACCGTGGCCATGGAATCGACCGGTGTCTACTGGATCCCGCTGTTCGAGCTTCTGGACGCCCGCGGTTTCACGGTGTTGCTGGTCAATGCCCGGCATGTGAAGAATGTCTCCGGGCGCAAGTCCGACGTGCTGGATTGCCAATGGCTGCAACAGCTGATGACCCATGGTTTGCTGCGGGGTGCCTTCCGCCCGGCCGACGGCATCTGCGCGCTGCGTTCGCTGTCGCGCCAGCGTGAGATGTTGCTGCGAAGCCAGGGCCGCCATGTTCAGCACATGCAGAAGGCGCTGACACAGATGAACATCCAACTCGCCAACGTGATCTCGGATGTCGTTGGCGAAACGGGTCAGAAGATCCTGCGCGCCATCGTTGGCGGCGAGCGCGACGGCCAAGTGCTGGCGGCGATGAAGAATGCGCGCATCCGGGCCAGCCGGGAGGAGATCGCCAAGAGCCTGCAAGGCAACTGGCGCGCCGAACACCTGTTCGCGCTCAAGCAGGCGCTGGCCCTGTTCGACTTCATCGGCACCCAGCTGACCGGGTGCGATGCCGAGATCGAAGCCCAGATGAAGCGACTGCAGGTTCACGACGCCGGGCCGGACAAGGCCAGGCGTCGCGGCTGCGCCCGCAACGCGCCGAAGTTCAATCTGCGCCAGTTGATGTTCAAGATGTGCGGCGTCGATCTCACCCGCATCGATGGCATCGACATCACAACGGCGCTGACGGTGATCTCCGAAGTCGGGCCGGACATGTCACGCTTTCCGACGGTCAAGCATTTCGCCGCCTGGCTGGGCTTGTGCCCAGGGACCAGGATCACCGGCAGCAAAGTGATCAGCGCCAAGACCAGGCGGGTCGCCAACCGAGCCGCCCAGGCCCTGCGTCTCGCCGCTGCCGCCCTGCGCACCAGCCAGTCGGCTCTGGGCGCCTGCTTCCGCCGCATGTGCGCGCACATGGGCAAGCCCAAGGCCGTCACCGCCGCCGCCGATAAGCTCGCTCGCCTGATCTACACCCTGCTGACCAAGGGCGAGGAATACACCGACCAAGGCCAGGACTACTTCGAGGAACGCTACCGCGAACGAGTCGTCCGACAACTCTCCCAGCGTGCCGAAAAACTCGGCCTGAAACTCATCACCACTCCACAAACCGCGTGA
- a CDS encoding DUF4160 domain-containing protein: MPTVLRVGAFRLFFYASDRDEPEHIHVEREDCIAKFWLDPVRLQSSGGLSRGEISRIEKLVEKHQSELMEAWNEYFRD; the protein is encoded by the coding sequence ATGCCCACTGTCTTGCGTGTCGGAGCGTTTCGGCTTTTCTTCTACGCCAGTGATCGAGATGAGCCCGAGCATATCCACGTGGAGCGTGAAGATTGCATCGCCAAATTCTGGCTCGACCCGGTTCGTCTTCAAAGCAGTGGAGGCTTGTCACGAGGCGAAATCAGCCGCATTGAGAAGCTCGTCGAGAAGCATCAGTCTGAATTGATGGAGGCCTGGAATGAGTATTTCCGTGATTGA